A window of Sutcliffiella cohnii contains these coding sequences:
- a CDS encoding DNA polymerase IV: MTNKMKTGRVILHVDMNSFYASVEMAHDPTLRGKPVAVAGNVEERKGIIITCSYEARAYGVKTTMPLWEAKKKCPQLVVLPPNFPRYRSSSMAMFDLLRSYTHLVEPVSIDEGYMDVTEHLHQRNVMELAKEIQERIKEELLLPCSIGIAPNKFLAKMASDMKKPMGITVLRKREIDKILWPLPVEEMHGVGKKTAEKLNTINIYSIKDLAKADEYQVKQLLGVNGERIVKRANGIDNRPVDPDAISDFKSIGNSTTLREDSDDERELYKVLEKLSQSVALRLSRKNMVSNNIQLMIRYNNRQTITRSRKLNNVISSEKEILAAAFQLFKKHWSGNPIRLLGVTAQDLVDKKESVKQLDLFSYEKDAKQEPLIKALDVLQSKYGESIIQKGIQNSSGKKKRETDINITTSFQKDFLS; this comes from the coding sequence ATGACTAATAAAATGAAAACGGGTAGAGTAATTTTACATGTTGATATGAATAGCTTCTATGCTTCTGTGGAAATGGCGCATGATCCGACGTTAAGAGGGAAACCTGTTGCTGTTGCTGGGAATGTTGAAGAAAGAAAAGGCATAATCATTACTTGTAGTTATGAAGCACGTGCGTATGGAGTAAAAACGACGATGCCGCTGTGGGAAGCTAAAAAAAAATGTCCACAACTTGTTGTATTACCACCAAACTTCCCTCGTTATCGTTCGAGTTCCATGGCAATGTTTGATTTATTAAGGTCATATACTCATTTAGTAGAACCTGTTTCCATTGATGAGGGTTATATGGATGTAACAGAACATCTTCATCAACGAAATGTCATGGAGTTAGCGAAAGAAATACAAGAGAGAATAAAGGAAGAACTACTTTTGCCTTGTAGTATTGGAATAGCTCCTAATAAATTTCTAGCTAAAATGGCTTCAGACATGAAGAAACCAATGGGTATTACGGTGCTAAGAAAAAGAGAAATTGATAAAATCTTATGGCCATTACCCGTTGAAGAAATGCATGGTGTTGGTAAAAAAACTGCCGAAAAGCTAAATACAATCAATATATACTCAATCAAGGATTTAGCTAAAGCAGATGAGTACCAAGTGAAGCAGTTATTAGGTGTTAACGGCGAAAGAATAGTTAAACGGGCTAATGGTATCGATAATCGACCAGTAGATCCCGATGCAATTTCAGATTTTAAAAGTATCGGAAATTCTACAACGTTACGAGAAGACAGTGACGACGAACGCGAGCTATATAAAGTATTGGAGAAACTTTCCCAATCTGTTGCTCTCCGCTTAAGCCGAAAAAATATGGTTAGTAATAATATTCAATTAATGATTCGCTACAATAATAGACAAACTATAACGAGAAGCAGAAAGCTTAACAATGTTATTAGTAGTGAAAAAGAAATATTAGCAGCTGCATTTCAGTTATTTAAGAAGCATTGGAGCGGAAATCCAATTCGGCTATTAGGTGTAACAGCACAAGATTTAGTTGATAAAAAAGAATCAGTAAAGCAACTAGATTTGTTTTCATATGAAAAAGATGCGAAACAAGAACCTTTAATAAAGGCTTTAGACGTCCTTCAAAGTAAGTATGGGGAGAGCATAATACAAAAAGGTATTCAAAATTCTTCTGGAAAAAAGAAAAGAGAAACAGATATTAATATTACAACTAGTTTTCAGAAAGACTTTTTAAGCTAA
- a CDS encoding tripeptidase T, giving the protein MVNQERLVEEFLELVQVDSETKFEAEICKVLKEKFSALGVEVVEDDTMHLTGHGAGNLICTLPGTKEGVDTIYFTSHMDTVVPGKGIKPSIQDDYIVTDGTTILGADDKAGLAAMLEAIKVLKENNIAHGTIQFIITVGEESGLVGAKVLDPSLVTAKYGFALDSDGKVGNIIVAAPTQAKVKATILGKTAHAGVAPEKGVSAITMAAKAIAKMPLGRIDEETTANIGRFEGNGPTNIVCDRVEILAEARSLLPEKMEAQVAKMKDAFESVTAEMGGSAEVEIEVMYPGFKYGDGDHVVEVAKRAVTAIDRTPALQKSGGGSDANVIAGFGIPTVNLAVGYEEIHTTNERMPIEELVKTTELVVSLIKEVAKN; this is encoded by the coding sequence ATGGTAAATCAAGAGCGTTTAGTAGAAGAATTTCTTGAACTTGTGCAAGTGGATTCAGAAACAAAATTTGAAGCTGAAATTTGTAAAGTTTTGAAAGAAAAATTTTCTGCTCTAGGGGTAGAAGTTGTAGAAGACGACACAATGCATTTAACAGGACATGGTGCAGGTAACTTAATTTGTACGTTGCCTGGAACGAAGGAGGGAGTAGATACAATCTATTTCACTTCCCATATGGATACGGTAGTACCAGGGAAAGGTATTAAACCTTCCATTCAAGATGATTACATTGTAACAGATGGTACTACGATTCTTGGTGCGGACGATAAAGCTGGTTTAGCAGCGATGTTAGAAGCAATTAAAGTATTAAAAGAAAATAATATAGCACATGGTACTATACAGTTTATCATCACTGTTGGAGAAGAGTCAGGCCTTGTTGGAGCAAAAGTATTGGATCCATCTTTAGTTACGGCGAAATATGGTTTTGCACTTGATAGTGACGGGAAAGTAGGAAACATTATCGTTGCGGCACCAACACAAGCAAAAGTAAAAGCGACCATACTAGGGAAAACAGCGCATGCTGGGGTAGCTCCAGAAAAAGGAGTTTCTGCTATTACGATGGCTGCAAAAGCAATTGCAAAGATGCCTTTAGGGCGTATTGATGAAGAAACAACTGCAAATATTGGACGGTTTGAAGGAAATGGACCAACAAATATCGTTTGCGATCGTGTGGAAATATTAGCCGAAGCTCGTTCACTACTACCTGAAAAAATGGAAGCACAAGTGGCGAAAATGAAAGATGCATTTGAATCTGTCACTGCAGAAATGGGCGGAAGTGCAGAAGTAGAAATTGAAGTAATGTATCCAGGCTTTAAATACGGAGATGGAGATCATGTAGTAGAAGTAGCAAAAAGAGCAGTTACTGCAATTGATAGAACACCAGCGTTACAAAAAAGTGGTGGCGGTAGTGACGCTAACGTAATCGCAGGTTTTGGTATCCCTACTGTGAACTTAGCTGTCGGATATGAAGAAATTCATACAACAAACGAACGTATGCCGATTGAGGAACTAGTTAAGACAACGGAATTAGTTGTTTCGTTAATTAAAGAAGTAGCAAAAAATTAG
- a CDS encoding (Fe-S)-binding protein, which produces MTTSKEKQIIHDQFKEKMDYDELLNCMRCGFCLPSCPTYIESGLKESHSPRGRIALMKAVVDGIIEPDEDVERTLELCLGCRACEPVCPSGVKYGHLLEEARDIINQNKKHSLPAKVIRKTVFEGLFPHPNRMKFATSLLGFYQRSGIQKIAQKSGVMRLFPETMATMEKVLPKAPTLKEMKNRPEFLEAYGKRNKRVAFFSGCLMDTMFLETNNATTKLLQLAGCDIVIPKQQTCCGALHGHSGEKASAKELAKRNIQAFEELEVDYIITNAGGCGAFLVDYDHLLNKDPEWRERAEAFATKIKDVSSILVEMNFFKKPLKLTPQVITYQDSCHLRNVQGTYFEPRTLLKSIEGVTYVEMKEADRCCGSAGIYNIVESEMSMQILDHKMVNAKATNAKTIVTANPGCLLQMKLGIEREGLSHSVRAIHIVDLLLEAVETASLTTSGNVINLNEDKNDIGLTS; this is translated from the coding sequence ATGACAACGAGCAAGGAAAAACAAATAATTCATGATCAGTTTAAAGAAAAGATGGATTACGATGAATTATTAAATTGTATGCGTTGTGGATTTTGCCTTCCCTCCTGTCCAACCTATATAGAATCTGGGTTAAAAGAATCTCATTCCCCACGTGGGAGAATTGCGTTAATGAAAGCCGTTGTTGATGGGATAATCGAGCCGGATGAAGATGTAGAAAGAACGTTAGAGCTTTGTTTAGGCTGCCGTGCATGTGAGCCTGTTTGTCCTTCAGGTGTAAAATATGGACATTTATTAGAGGAAGCAAGAGATATTATAAACCAAAATAAAAAACATTCTTTACCAGCAAAAGTTATCCGCAAAACGGTGTTTGAAGGCTTATTCCCTCATCCAAATAGAATGAAATTTGCCACTAGTTTACTAGGTTTTTATCAACGTAGTGGTATACAAAAAATCGCACAAAAATCAGGTGTAATGAGATTATTCCCGGAAACGATGGCCACGATGGAAAAAGTTCTTCCTAAAGCACCAACGTTAAAGGAAATGAAAAATCGCCCTGAGTTTTTAGAAGCGTATGGAAAACGAAATAAACGTGTTGCATTTTTCTCTGGCTGTTTAATGGATACTATGTTTTTAGAGACAAATAATGCTACTACAAAACTATTGCAATTGGCTGGGTGCGATATCGTCATACCTAAACAACAAACATGCTGCGGTGCTCTTCACGGTCATAGCGGTGAGAAAGCTAGCGCAAAAGAGTTAGCAAAAAGAAATATTCAAGCCTTCGAAGAATTAGAAGTAGATTATATTATTACGAATGCTGGTGGTTGTGGTGCATTTTTAGTAGACTATGATCATTTATTAAATAAAGATCCGGAGTGGCGAGAGCGTGCGGAAGCTTTTGCAACTAAAATTAAGGACGTTTCTTCTATTCTTGTGGAAATGAACTTTTTTAAAAAACCGTTGAAATTAACGCCACAAGTTATTACATACCAGGACTCGTGTCACCTTCGAAATGTGCAAGGAACATATTTCGAACCTAGAACATTGTTAAAATCCATTGAAGGAGTTACGTATGTGGAAATGAAAGAGGCGGACCGTTGTTGTGGCTCTGCAGGCATATATAATATAGTTGAATCAGAGATGTCGATGCAAATTTTAGACCATAAAATGGTGAACGCGAAGGCAACTAACGCAAAAACGATTGTAACTGCCAACCCAGGTTGTCTACTTCAAATGAAATTAGGAATTGAACGGGAAGGATTATCACATTCTGTAAGGGCAATTCATATCGTAGATTTATTGCTAGAGGCAGTGGAAACAGCTAGTTTAACTACTAGTGGAAATGTGATTAATTTGAATGAAGATAAGAACGATATCGGTTTAACATCATAA
- a CDS encoding LutC/YkgG family protein: MIQNRDSFLENIAKQLNRPKKTSGVARPTWKYQPQWKVLKEATQDELVEVLKKQCEHIHTNFVQATKSTLNEKLREVVHELGGGPIVTWDDPRFTDSGIEKELNKWREDGTEVHVWNSALGEENINIAERANVGITFSDQTLAESGTVVLFSGNGKGRSVSLLPTTYIAIIPKSTIVPRMTQAAGAIHNQVENGKKIASCINFISGPSNSADIELNLVVGVHGPIKATYIVVEDL, encoded by the coding sequence ATGATTCAAAACCGAGACAGTTTTCTAGAAAATATAGCAAAACAGCTTAACCGCCCAAAGAAAACGAGTGGTGTAGCTAGGCCAACGTGGAAGTATCAACCACAGTGGAAAGTATTAAAAGAAGCCACACAAGATGAACTAGTAGAAGTATTAAAAAAGCAATGTGAGCATATTCATACTAATTTTGTTCAAGCGACGAAATCGACTTTGAATGAAAAGTTACGTGAAGTTGTACACGAGTTAGGAGGAGGACCAATTGTTACTTGGGACGACCCTCGCTTTACTGATTCGGGAATAGAAAAAGAATTAAATAAATGGCGCGAAGATGGAACCGAGGTTCACGTCTGGAATTCCGCTCTCGGTGAAGAAAATATTAACATTGCAGAACGAGCAAATGTTGGTATTACTTTCAGCGATCAAACATTAGCAGAATCAGGTACCGTCGTATTATTTAGTGGAAATGGAAAGGGACGTTCTGTTAGTCTACTGCCAACCACGTATATCGCTATCATTCCAAAAAGTACAATCGTACCTAGAATGACGCAAGCAGCCGGGGCAATTCATAATCAAGTAGAAAACGGCAAGAAAATTGCGTCGTGCATTAACTTTATATCAGGACCTAGCAATTCGGCAGATATCGAACTTAATCTTGTCGTAGGAGTTCACGGTCCAA
- a CDS encoding (Fe-S)-binding protein: MKVSLFITCLVDMLQTSVGKATVEVLERLGCEIDFPTGQICCGQPAFNSGYVKDSKEAMKRMIETFEHAEYVVVPSGSCGTMFKEYPNVFKDDQVWKEKAEKLANKTYEFTQFIVNVLKVIDVGAKLEGKATYHTSCHMTRLLGAKDEPMRLLENVKGLEIVPLKNNFNCCGFGGTFSVKMGNISEQMVDEKVQHIEETEADYLIGADCGCLMNIGGRSERLQKPVRVMHIAEVLNSR, from the coding sequence ATGAAAGTTAGCTTATTTATTACTTGTTTAGTAGATATGTTACAAACGAGTGTTGGTAAAGCGACTGTAGAAGTATTAGAAAGGTTAGGTTGTGAAATTGATTTTCCAACAGGGCAAATTTGTTGTGGACAACCTGCCTTTAATAGCGGGTATGTGAAAGATTCTAAAGAGGCGATGAAACGTATGATAGAAACTTTTGAACATGCAGAGTATGTAGTAGTACCTTCTGGTTCTTGTGGAACGATGTTTAAGGAATATCCAAATGTATTTAAAGATGATCAAGTTTGGAAAGAAAAAGCGGAAAAACTAGCAAATAAAACATATGAATTCACACAGTTTATAGTTAACGTCTTAAAAGTTATAGATGTTGGTGCGAAATTGGAAGGAAAGGCAACTTATCATACTAGCTGCCATATGACTAGATTACTAGGGGCAAAAGATGAACCGATGCGTTTACTAGAGAACGTTAAAGGACTAGAAATTGTACCGTTAAAAAATAATTTTAATTGCTGTGGTTTCGGTGGAACGTTTTCTGTAAAGATGGGTAATATTTCGGAACAAATGGTAGATGAAAAGGTTCAACATATAGAAGAAACAGAAGCCGATTATTTAATTGGTGCTGATTGTGGGTGTCTAATGAATATCGGTGGTAGATCAGAACGATTACAGAAGCCAGTGAGAGTTATGCATATTGCCGAAGTATTAAACAGCCGATAA
- the mce gene encoding methylmalonyl-CoA epimerase: MIKNIDHIGIAVQSIEHSLPFYTNVLKLPLLAVEEVSSQRVKVAFLKAGNCKLELLEPTSSDSPIAKFIEKRGEGIHHVALGVDNIEERIKELIEQGVPMIDSASRKGAGGADIAFLHPKAASGVLYELCEKVGEENDG, from the coding sequence ATGATAAAAAACATTGATCATATAGGGATTGCCGTTCAATCGATAGAGCATTCTCTACCATTTTATACAAATGTTTTAAAACTACCGTTACTTGCGGTGGAAGAAGTAAGTAGTCAACGAGTAAAAGTGGCATTTTTGAAAGCAGGAAATTGTAAATTAGAGTTGTTAGAACCTACTTCTTCTGATAGTCCTATCGCAAAGTTTATTGAAAAAAGAGGAGAAGGGATTCATCACGTAGCTTTAGGGGTAGATAATATTGAAGAGAGAATAAAAGAGTTAATAGAACAAGGGGTTCCTATGATCGACTCCGCTTCAAGAAAAGGGGCTGGCGGTGCCGATATAGCATTTTTACATCCTAAAGCAGCATCAGGAGTGTTATACGAATTATGTGAAAAGGTGGGGGAAGAAAATGACGGTTGA
- a CDS encoding acyl-CoA carboxylase subunit beta → MTVDMFDKINELYDRRREVELGGGDDRIEKQHEKGKLTARERIDLLVDEGTFVELNPFIEHRCNDFGLSDKKGPGDGVVTGYGKVNGNPIYLFSQDFTVFGGALGEMHAKKIANVMDLAAKNGTPIVGLNDSGGARIQEGVLSLDGYGHIFYRNSIYSGVIPQISVIMGPCAGGAVYSPAITDFVFMVEETSQMFITGPKVIETVTGEKISSEDLGGAKVHNSISGNAHFSGKSEEDVLAQVRKLLSYLPSNNEQKPDRISCEEGDDYRADLADAIPFDAVRPYDVRKVIEHVVDEGSFMEVQKDFAKNIVIGLARIKGEVVGLVCNQPKVMAGGLDIDSSDKASRFIRFCDSFNIPIITFEDVTGFFPGVKQEHGGIIRHGAKILYAYSEATVPKLTVILRKAYGGAYVALNSKSIGADLVYAWPNAEIAVMGPQGAANIIFAREINESENPEETRAKKIEEYREKFANPYVAASQGMVDDVIDPRDTRIKLIQALEMLRNKKESRPYKKHGNIPL, encoded by the coding sequence ATGACGGTTGATATGTTTGATAAAATTAATGAGTTATATGATCGTCGTCGTGAAGTCGAGCTTGGTGGAGGAGACGATCGTATTGAAAAGCAGCATGAAAAAGGGAAGTTAACCGCTCGTGAGCGTATAGACCTACTAGTAGATGAGGGAACATTTGTAGAACTTAATCCATTTATTGAACATCGCTGTAATGATTTTGGTTTATCGGACAAAAAAGGCCCTGGCGATGGCGTCGTTACGGGATATGGAAAAGTGAACGGAAATCCTATTTATTTGTTTTCACAAGATTTTACTGTGTTTGGCGGAGCGTTAGGGGAAATGCATGCTAAAAAAATTGCGAATGTAATGGATTTAGCAGCTAAAAACGGCACACCGATAGTTGGCTTGAACGATTCAGGTGGAGCGAGAATTCAAGAAGGAGTTCTCTCACTCGATGGTTATGGCCATATATTTTACCGAAATTCGATTTATTCTGGTGTAATCCCGCAAATTTCAGTTATTATGGGACCTTGTGCGGGTGGAGCCGTATACTCACCAGCTATTACCGATTTTGTTTTTATGGTAGAGGAAACGAGCCAAATGTTTATTACTGGACCGAAAGTAATAGAAACGGTAACGGGTGAAAAGATTAGTTCAGAGGATTTAGGGGGAGCAAAAGTACATAACTCGATTAGTGGGAATGCTCATTTTTCTGGTAAATCAGAAGAGGATGTGTTAGCACAAGTTCGAAAGCTATTAAGCTACTTGCCTTCTAATAATGAACAAAAGCCTGATCGAATCTCCTGTGAAGAAGGGGATGATTACCGTGCAGATTTAGCAGATGCAATTCCCTTTGATGCTGTACGACCGTATGATGTGCGAAAAGTGATTGAACATGTAGTAGATGAAGGGTCGTTTATGGAGGTTCAAAAAGATTTTGCCAAAAACATCGTAATCGGCCTTGCCCGTATTAAAGGAGAAGTAGTTGGATTAGTTTGTAACCAACCGAAAGTAATGGCTGGTGGGTTAGATATTGATTCATCCGATAAAGCATCACGTTTTATTCGTTTCTGTGATTCTTTTAATATTCCTATAATCACATTTGAAGATGTAACGGGCTTTTTCCCGGGGGTAAAACAAGAGCACGGTGGTATTATTCGACACGGGGCAAAGATTTTGTATGCCTACTCAGAAGCAACTGTACCAAAATTAACCGTAATTTTGAGAAAAGCATATGGCGGAGCTTATGTTGCCTTAAACAGTAAATCTATAGGTGCTGATTTAGTTTATGCTTGGCCTAATGCCGAAATTGCCGTGATGGGTCCACAAGGAGCAGCAAATATTATTTTCGCTAGAGAAATTAATGAAAGTGAAAATCCTGAAGAAACTCGTGCTAAAAAAATAGAAGAATACCGCGAAAAGTTTGCTAATCCTTACGTAGCCGCAAGCCAAGGTATGGTGGATGATGTAATTGACCCACGAGATACGAGAATTAAGTTAATCCAAGCACTAGAAATGTTAAGAAATAAAAAAGAGTCACGACCGTATAAAAAACACGGTAACATACCGCTATAA
- the glcD gene encoding glycolate oxidase subunit GlcD: MITNQVKQKFIEIVGSENYFDSKTERLVYSYDATPNFQSMPDAVIVPSNKDDVASIVKLCNAYHIPIVPRGSGTNLCAGTCPTEGGLVIIFTRMNQILEIDEENLTVTVQPGVITQDLINAVEQRGLFYPPDPSSMKISTIGGNINENSGGLRGLKYGVTRDYVLALEAVLPNGDIIQTGGKLAKDVAGYDLTRLFVGSEGTLCVITEATLKLIPMPETKKTMLALYEDLEAAARTVSSIIANRIIPTTLEFLDQPTLEVVEDFAKIGLPTDVKAVLLIEQDGTADIVEHDMEKIRTICLKEQAKSVQIAKTTEEAAALTAARRAALSALARLKPTTILEDATVPRSEIAKMVKAINEIAEKYNVKICTFGHAGDGNLHPTVPTDARNEEEMERVEKAFEEIFARAIELGGTITGEHGVGVMKAPYLEWKLGSAGISAMKAIKEAFDPNNIMNPGKVFAKETRKRVVVSK, encoded by the coding sequence ATGATAACTAATCAAGTAAAACAAAAGTTTATTGAAATAGTTGGATCCGAAAACTACTTTGACTCCAAGACTGAGAGACTTGTATATTCTTATGATGCAACTCCAAACTTTCAATCAATGCCAGACGCTGTTATTGTACCTAGTAATAAAGATGATGTAGCTAGTATTGTAAAACTGTGCAACGCATATCACATCCCTATCGTACCTCGTGGTTCAGGAACAAATTTATGTGCTGGTACTTGTCCAACTGAAGGTGGATTAGTAATTATTTTTACACGAATGAATCAAATACTAGAAATTGATGAGGAAAACTTAACAGTGACCGTTCAACCGGGTGTTATTACGCAAGATTTAATCAATGCTGTTGAACAGAGAGGTTTGTTTTACCCTCCAGACCCTAGCTCTATGAAAATATCAACAATTGGTGGAAATATAAATGAAAATTCTGGTGGACTTCGCGGATTAAAATATGGAGTCACCCGTGATTATGTGTTGGCTCTTGAGGCAGTACTACCAAACGGGGATATCATTCAAACTGGAGGAAAACTTGCGAAAGATGTGGCCGGATACGATTTAACACGACTTTTTGTTGGATCAGAAGGTACACTTTGTGTCATTACTGAAGCGACTTTAAAGTTAATCCCAATGCCTGAAACGAAAAAAACGATGCTAGCTTTATATGAAGATTTAGAAGCTGCTGCTAGAACTGTTTCTAGTATTATAGCAAATCGAATAATACCAACAACTCTAGAGTTCCTAGATCAACCTACGTTAGAAGTTGTGGAAGATTTCGCGAAAATTGGTCTTCCTACAGATGTTAAAGCTGTACTATTAATTGAGCAAGATGGAACAGCTGATATAGTGGAACATGATATGGAAAAGATTAGAACAATTTGTTTAAAAGAGCAGGCGAAATCTGTGCAAATTGCAAAAACAACAGAAGAAGCGGCTGCACTAACTGCAGCTAGGCGTGCAGCACTCTCAGCTCTAGCTAGATTAAAACCTACAACTATTTTAGAAGATGCAACAGTTCCGCGTTCAGAAATTGCCAAAATGGTAAAAGCCATTAATGAAATTGCCGAAAAATATAACGTGAAAATTTGTACCTTTGGACATGCAGGAGATGGAAATTTACATCCAACTGTTCCAACTGATGCTAGAAACGAAGAAGAAATGGAGCGGGTGGAAAAAGCTTTTGAAGAAATCTTCGCACGTGCTATTGAGCTTGGAGGAACAATTACAGGAGAGCATGGAGTAGGTGTAATGAAAGCACCTTACTTAGAATGGAAACTAGGTTCTGCTGGCATTTCTGCAATGAAAGCTATTAAAGAAGCTTTTGACCCAAATAACATAATGAACCCAGGTAAAGTATTCGCAAAAGAAACGAGAAAACGTGTGGTGGTGTCAAAATGA
- a CDS encoding chemotaxis protein CheW → METIKLVVFEVNGEEYGIAVQDVISIEKVEKRTMIPNMPEYLYGMAKVREELIPVIDTKYVFYRELLEVNEKSKVIVVQSNDLPVGLMVDDAKEIIDVNEIKPINEIAVYKTPFVAGVIHYNDRLITQIKVSDLVSALEELEKIKELIETEEVENYTET, encoded by the coding sequence ATGGAAACAATTAAACTTGTTGTTTTTGAAGTAAATGGAGAAGAGTATGGCATAGCTGTTCAAGATGTAATTTCCATTGAAAAAGTAGAAAAGAGAACAATGATTCCAAATATGCCAGAATATTTATATGGTATGGCGAAAGTACGAGAAGAGCTTATCCCTGTCATTGACACAAAATATGTATTTTATCGTGAGTTGTTGGAGGTAAATGAAAAGTCCAAAGTGATTGTTGTCCAATCAAACGATTTACCAGTTGGGTTAATGGTAGATGATGCGAAAGAAATTATTGATGTGAATGAGATTAAACCAATAAATGAAATTGCTGTATATAAAACACCGTTTGTTGCGGGTGTTATTCATTATAATGATAGATTAATTACACAAATTAAAGTAAGTGATCTAGTAAGTGCATTAGAAGAACTAGAGAAAATTAAAGAACTAATAGAAACAGAAGAGGTTGAAAACTATACGGAAACATAA
- the prli42 gene encoding stressosome-associated protein Prli42, with the protein MHNRKMQKIIVYLMIAVMLITSLLAGATMFF; encoded by the coding sequence ATGCATAACCGTAAAATGCAAAAGATAATTGTTTATTTAATGATTGCTGTCATGCTTATAACTTCTTTATTAGCAGGAGCAACAATGTTCTTCTAA
- a CDS encoding LutB/LldF family L-lactate oxidation iron-sulfur protein — protein MSMKIGDKPFKERIEAGIQNQFMRGAVSGAQERLRTRKEASTVELGDWEEWRSHGEEIRQHVLENLDYYLYQLSENVEKRGGHVFFAQTAEEANEYIKGVIQQKNAKKIVKSKSMVTEEISMNQALEELGCDVIETDLGEYILQVDDHDPPSHIVAPALHKNKEQIRDVFREKLNYLKTEKPEELALHARQMLRQEFLTADVGITGCNFAVAESGSISLVTNEGNARLATTLPQTQITVMGMERIVPTYEELEVLVSLLTRSAVGQKLTSYVTTLTGPKEEGDVDGPEEFHLVIVDNGRSKILGTEFQSVLQCIRCAACINVCPVYRHVGGHSYGSIYPGPIGAVLTPLLGGYDDFKELPYASTLCAACTEACPVKIPLHELLHKHRQNIVEKEGRAPISEKMAMKAFGLGAASPFVYKMGSKFAPAAMTPFKNGDKISSGPGPLKEWTNIREFPAPSKQRFRDWFETREKGGEKE, from the coding sequence ATGTCTATGAAAATAGGGGATAAACCTTTTAAAGAAAGAATAGAAGCAGGAATACAAAATCAATTTATGCGTGGAGCAGTCTCAGGTGCGCAAGAAAGATTACGTACGAGAAAAGAAGCTTCTACTGTAGAGCTTGGTGATTGGGAAGAATGGCGTTCTCATGGGGAGGAGATACGTCAACACGTATTGGAAAACTTAGATTATTATTTATATCAATTAAGTGAAAACGTAGAAAAACGTGGGGGACATGTCTTTTTTGCGCAAACAGCCGAAGAAGCAAACGAATACATTAAAGGTGTTATCCAACAAAAAAACGCTAAAAAAATAGTTAAATCAAAGTCGATGGTGACAGAAGAGATTAGTATGAACCAAGCATTAGAAGAACTTGGTTGTGATGTCATTGAAACCGATTTAGGAGAATACATCCTTCAAGTTGATGATCATGATCCACCGTCCCATATTGTTGCTCCAGCACTACATAAAAATAAGGAGCAAATTAGAGATGTTTTCCGTGAAAAACTAAACTATTTGAAAACAGAAAAACCTGAAGAACTGGCACTTCATGCACGTCAAATGTTACGACAAGAGTTTTTAACAGCTGATGTTGGAATTACAGGATGTAACTTTGCGGTTGCAGAGAGCGGGTCTATTAGTTTAGTAACAAATGAAGGGAATGCTCGGTTAGCTACAACTTTGCCTCAAACACAAATTACGGTTATGGGCATGGAGAGGATCGTTCCAACTTATGAAGAATTAGAAGTGTTAGTAAGCTTATTAACGAGAAGTGCGGTTGGACAAAAACTTACTAGTTATGTAACTACTTTAACTGGACCAAAAGAAGAAGGGGACGTTGATGGGCCTGAAGAGTTCCACCTAGTCATCGTAGATAATGGCCGTTCTAAAATATTAGGAACAGAATTCCAATCAGTCTTACAATGTATCCGTTGTGCTGCTTGTATTAACGTTTGTCCAGTGTACCGTCATGTAGGTGGTCATTCGTACGGTTCTATTTATCCAGGTCCAATTGGGGCAGTATTAACTCCGTTATTAGGTGGCTACGATGATTTTAAAGAGTTACCATATGCGTCTACTCTATGTGCCGCTTGTACGGAAGCTTGTCCAGTAAAAATACCACTTCATGAGTTATTGCATAAACATCGACAAAATATTGTAGAAAAAGAAGGTAGAGCACCAATTTCGGAAAAAATGGCAATGAAAGCGTTCGGCCTTGGAGCAGCTTCTCCTTTTGTTTACAAAATGGGATCAAAATTTGCTCCTGCTGCAATGACGCCTTTTAAAAACGGGGATAAAATTTCAAGCGGTCCAGGACCGTTAAAAGAATGGACAAATATTCGCGAATTTCCTGCTCCGAGTAAACAACGTTTCCGTGATTGGTTTGAAACAAGAGAGAAAGGCGGCGAAAAGGAATGA